TAGACCAAATGTCTGCACAGCCTCTTTGTTTGTGCTTACCCGTACgacttattataaaaaaaaattatgagtaTAGGTATCATTACCGATTCCTATAAAATAAAACCACAAAATGAACTCCAAAAATTAAGTTACAAGTTTTAAACATCGAAATATAAGAATATAAACATAAGCACAacaataaagatattttttcctCGTTAAGAAAGAGACCTATTTTTTCCTATTAACTAACTTTTCGTGTGTAAAGATCAGGATGTTCTATtccattatgtaaaaaaaactaacttttttttttgtcttaggTTGGTGACTaaaaatgtttcttttttcaagaGAAGGGTATGACTGAAAATGTTGTTATCTTTTGTTTCTGctcttcctctgttttttttcttcttagtcTCTGCATATAACCCTAAAAGATGTGGATATGTATATAATGGTGTGGGCACGTGTCCAACACAGCGGCGGCGCTGAACGCGATCCTGGGGAGATGGGGCACGAGCCCGCCCAAGACATGGAACACCACCGGCGACCCCTGCAGTGGCACCGCCGTCGACGACACCAACATCGACAGAAGCCAGACCATCAACCCCGGCATCAAGTGCGACTGCTCCGACAAGAACAACACCGTCTGCCACATCACCAAGCTGTACGTATCCAGtatcaaacaacccaatctaaaattcgttCCATagaagatttgaactcaggaccttgggtactactcaggtcactataACCACTAGGCAACATGCCCTTTCGTTCATGCGCTGTGTTGCATATTGTGCTTCTAGTTACTTTCGTTCATGCAAAGAATTTTTCTGACGTGTTGTTTATGCAGGAGGGTGAACTCGTTGAGTGTTGTTGGTCCGATACCTGCAGAGCTGGAGAATCTCACCCATCTAACTAACTTGTATGATGTCTGATTCTTAAGCTTAACATCTATATCTTAATGATGAAACATATCTTTATCACTGTCAACCACTTTAAACTGTTGACAGTGTTTTGCAGTAAAAAATAATTCGATCCCATGTTTTGAGTACTCAATTGTTGGAATAAATGGATAAGTAGTAATCAGAACTCAGCTATACAAGCTTATCGTGTTCGGCTaatttgtttgatgtttcttATGTGGTTTCAGGGACCTCCAACAAAATTACTTGACAGGTCCTCTGCCATCATTCATTGGGAAATTGACTGCCATGCAATACATGTCAGAGTTAATTAATTTCAAGTTATAGATTTAAGTACTATCCATCCGCCTGTGCTTTCTCCTAACCTTCTTTCATTCTgtttttgaaacaaaaaaggACTTTAGCAATCAATTCGCTATCTGGACCACTTCCAAAGGAACTTGGAAATCTCACAGATCTCCGCTCACTGTAAGAGACACCTTCTTGCATGGCTTCTCATTCCTAACAGTTGATTAGTGACTTCTGAAGTTATATAGTTATATGGCATAAAAATAATTGCACAAGTTCTAAAGGAGAAGTTCCAAAAGAAAAGCATAACTCAGATGATAGGCATGTCAGTGCAATTGTCCTTTTCAAATGGTGATTCATACGCTTAAATCCAAATGAAACCTAAAATTGGTGAATACTATTCCACTTTTCTGCTGTTTGCAGTGCAGACACGTAAGTTTATGTCACTCCTGatctattttgttttgtttcagaGGGATCGGTTCGAACAAGTTTACTGGTGGACTTCCTGAAGAATTTGGCAACTTGACAAAACTCGACCAATTGTAAATGCACTCCCCTTTGACTATCAAAGTCTACttctaaaaatcctaaaatgtGGACAAGTAATATCTCTATTGTTGAACATGATAATTACTAAATGTTTCAATACAGGTACATTGACAGTTCTGGCTTGAGTGGTCCAATCCCTTCGACATTCTCAAAGCTTAAGAACCTGAATACTCTGTATGTTCAATAATAGAGCCACAATTGAAATATTAATTGTTCATTCATATGCTTAGATTTGTTGTTCTCGCAGGTGGGCATCGGATAATGATTTCACAGGGAAAATACCTGATTATTTAGGAAGCTTCACAAACTTGGAAGAACTGTAAGATTTGTTGTCAACttctaaataaaatatttgttattGTATCCTGTAGAGGAGATGGACATAAATTGTGCAACATAATTATTCTGCAAATATTCTTCTCATTTTGAATTACGAGAGTAACATTTTCACTTTCCAGTCCTTAGTCTCAACATAAATCCGACGAAATGAGTACATTGGCATTTTATTTAAGAGAAATACTATATTACAGGATACGCGACTCAAAACAGGCATGTAAACACTGAGGATATCCATAATACCTTCATAAAAAACCACCGACACCTTTTATTCCTCGAGACATCTATGGTGCCACgataattttgtaaaaatacAGAGGATAACTATGGCATATAAGAAACGTTAAAGATACCTTTTCTTGCTACCATGACGTGGCTTCTCTTTATTTAACTGATCTGTACAAGATTTCTGGATGTGAACATACTTCTTCTTATGTTAAACTAGAGTGTGCATATTCCTAATTTATCTTAAAGTACGAACTTGTAGGAGGTTTCAAGGAAATTCTTTTCAAGGCCCGATTCCGGCAAGTTTTTCCAGATTAACCAAATTGACAAgcttgtgagtttttttttcctttggtgAAATATGTCCCTCAATGGTTGGGAGGGCCAAGCTTGTCATCATAACTTATGTGCTAAATATCCATATGCAGACGGATTGGTGATATTGTAAATGGGACCTCTTCATTGGCCTTTGTCAGTAACCTGACCTCTCTGAGCGTCCTGTATGTGACATGCTTTTAAGTTCGACATTTTACAGTTTTATATACCGAGAAAGTTTTTATTAactgagttttttttcttttagaatatTGAGGAATTGCAAGATATCCGATGATCTTGGGACAGTAAATTTTTCCAAGCTGTCTGGATTATCCTTGCTGTAAGTTTTTCATACATAGTGACACTTCCTGTTTCTATAGGCAATTGTTTATTATAGTTTAATGTGAAGTGTTTATTCGAGAAATACTGCTATTCTATGGCACAGGGACTTGAGCTTTAACAATATCACAGGCCAAATTCCTCAGTCAATCCTCAATCTGGACAAGCTTGTATACTTGTAAggagttccttttttttctctgaagatTACTTCCACTACAAAAACAATTCACAAGCCAATGTTTCATCATCTTGAACTGTACTTCGTTTTAGGTTTCTTGGGAACAATAGCCTTACAGGAAGCTTACCAGCTGTGAAGAGCTCCTCACTGAACAATTTGTACGCCATTCAATTGAACATAGTAGCAtagtaaaaataattttcagtGCTGCATTGATATTCATTTCATATGTGGTAATTCTAGCCATTTTGCAGAGATTTTTCATACAACCAACTCACGGGAAGCTTTCCTTCATGGGCTACTGAGAACAATTTGCAACTGTAAGTTGAAAGTACTGATAAATATGGAAATAAGGACACACTCAGTACTGATTCTATGAAGTTGCTGCCTAACAATCTACACGTTTTGTTTTGTTCAAGGAATTTGGTGGCAAACAAGTTCAATATTCGCAGCAACAACAATAGGTACTTGTGACATTTCATTTGCAACCATATATTTTAACAAAATCTTTGtcacaattttttaaatttttgtttcCACTATACGCACAGTATTCTACCATCAGGACTAAACTGTCTCCAGCAGGACACTCCATGTTTCCTTGGCTCTCCAGAATGTATACTTCTTCATTCTTCATGTTTTGTAGCAGTCAAACAGACTCACGAATTTAAATAGTGATTATGATTTTTTACATCTTAACTGTAGACTATTCCTTTGCGGTAGACTGTGGCACTAATAGATCTATGAGAAGTTCAGATAATACAATCTATGAAGCAGATCCTACAAATCTTGGAGCTGCATCGTATTATGTTACCAAGGAAACAAGATGGGCAGTCAGCAATGTAGGGAGATTCTATGATGCTCCAAATGGAAGTTATATAATATCTAGTCCCCAGCAGTTTCAAAATGCAAAGGATTCAGAACTGTTCCAGACTGCGAGGATGTCACCATCATCACTGCGCTACTATGGCCTAGGACTTGAGAATGGAAATTACACTGTTCTTCTTCGATTTGCAGAGTTTGTTTTTCCGGACTCACAGACTTGGCAAAGCAATGGAAGGAGAGTTTTTGACATATATGTGcaggtacatatatattacataggGAAGTAATTCATTTACCagctttttctatttttttatctgaaAATATTCTCTTATCCTGCTTGGCATTTGCTTAGGGCGATCTGAAAGAGAAGAACTTCGATGTAAGGAAAACAGCGGGTGGAAAATCTTTTACTGCAGTTAACAAAGTATACAATGCAACTGTGTCGAAGAACTTCCTTGAGATACATTTCTTTTGGGCTGGCAAGGGCACTTGTTGCACTCCCACTCAAGGTTACTATGGACCAATGATCTCTGCCATAAGTGTGACCCCAAGTAAGctaaatcattaaaaaaataacttcaaGAGAGGAATATATTTGATTCTAATTATTGTAACACTATTTCCAGATTTTACTCCAACGGTGAGAAATGGAGTTCCAAAAAGGAAAAGTAAAGCAGGTGCAATTGCTGGAATAGTGATTGGTGCATCAGTTTTAGGAGCAGCAGCCTTAGTTGGAATCTTTCTGTTGattaagaagaaaagaaaaactgcgCAGCAACAAGAAGGTATCATTTAGAAGTACAAGTATTCAGatataaaatttttcaaatgatttaCTCTTGGCAAAATCCTTTGCATGTGCGCTGGAAAAATAAAGAACTGTACAACCTTGCTGGAAGGCCTAATGTCTTCAGTAATGCTGAACTAAAGTTAGCTACAGAGAATTTTAGTTCTCAAAATATGGTGGGAGAAGGTGGATATGGGCAAGTCTATAAGGTTAGTGCCCCCCCTGACTCAATCCGTGAAAC
The Oryza glaberrima chromosome 8, OglaRS2, whole genome shotgun sequence DNA segment above includes these coding regions:
- the LOC127782248 gene encoding probable LRR receptor-like serine/threonine-protein kinase At1g56130 — protein: MGRMMRCSGGGGGHGWQLLYWLVLACSWVAAVHAQAQKAARTDPVEAAALNAILGRWGTSPPKTWNTTGDPCSGTAVDDTNIDRSQTINPGIKCDCSDKNNTVCHITKLRVNSLSVVGPIPAELENLTHLTNLDLQQNYLTGPLPSFIGKLTAMQYMTLAINSLSGPLPKELGNLTDLRSLGIGSNKFTGGLPEEFGNLTKLDQLYIDSSGLSGPIPSTFSKLKNLNTLWASDNDFTGKIPDYLGSFTNLEELRFQGNSFQGPIPASFSRLTKLTSLRIGDIVNGTSSLAFVSNLTSLSVLILRNCKISDDLGTVNFSKLSGLSLLDLSFNNITGQIPQSILNLDKLVYLFLGNNSLTGSLPAVKSSSLNNLDFSYNQLTGSFPSWATENNLQLNLVANKFNIRSNNNSILPSGLNCLQQDTPCFLGSPEYYSFAVDCGTNRSMRSSDNTIYEADPTNLGAASYYVTKETRWAVSNVGRFYDAPNGSYIISSPQQFQNAKDSELFQTARMSPSSLRYYGLGLENGNYTVLLRFAEFVFPDSQTWQSNGRRVFDIYVQGDLKEKNFDVRKTAGGKSFTAVNKVYNATVSKNFLEIHFFWAGKGTCCTPTQGYYGPMISAISVTPNFTPTVRNGVPKRKSKAGAIAGIVIGASVLGAAALVGIFLLIKKKRKTAQQQEELYNLAGRPNVFSNAELKLATENFSSQNMVGEGGYGQVYKGKLPDGRVIAVKQLSQSSHQGKSEFVTEVATISAVQHRNLVKLHGCCIDSNTPLLVYEYLENGSLDRALFASKSFNLDWPIRFEIVLGVARGLTYLHEESSVRIVHRDIKASNVLLDTDLTPKISDFGLAKLYDEKKTHISTKIAGTLGYLAPEYAMRGHLTEKADVFAFGVVALETVAGRPNTDNSREEDKIYLFEWAWTLYERGQALGIVDPKLKEFNEKEALRVICAALLCTQGSPHQRPSMSRVMAILAGDIEVTEVVTKPSYITEWQLRGGGDTSYATSSYYSGSTTGEFREKRETAPLNSYPGIAGRIDEGR